The Poseidonibacter antarcticus genome includes a region encoding these proteins:
- a CDS encoding tetrahydrodipicolinate N-succinyltransferase N-terminal domain-containing protein has product MANTKEEFKQLIENIQAQSWYKNPIGFGIAKVDRGQLDSSKILQATFPIINWNENNGSAAVLLDALKKSGQDVDTSKSELVCNINDEFLTTCVESFKPYIAEAKGEDHKNVQVISTLASLPIDSGLTADDYRVVFIFEDTDVASTEAAYLKLYALSTGKAALRSLNLNGVFGKLHNCAWVGNKPIELDWLRANEISLKLSGKYPSIDMVDKFPRFLSHVIPADNTRILETSKVRMGAQLAAGTTVMPGAAYINFNAGTLGSVMVEGRISSSAVVGAGSDVGGGASILGVLSGTDGVPVSIGENTLLGANSCTGTAIGDGCILDAGVTILPGTKITLSEKAVASIAEANPEKEIKTLMRGMDFLGVNGVHFRQNSVNGQIVAMRSTREVKLNADLH; this is encoded by the coding sequence ATGGCTAATACAAAAGAAGAATTTAAACAATTAATAGAAAATATTCAAGCACAAAGCTGGTACAAAAATCCAATCGGATTTGGTATTGCAAAAGTAGATAGAGGTCAATTAGACTCATCAAAAATTTTACAAGCAACATTCCCAATTATAAACTGGAATGAAAATAATGGAAGTGCAGCAGTACTATTAGATGCTTTAAAAAAATCAGGACAAGATGTAGATACAAGTAAATCAGAATTAGTATGTAATATTAATGATGAATTTTTAACAACTTGTGTTGAATCTTTTAAACCATATATTGCAGAAGCTAAAGGTGAAGATCATAAAAATGTTCAAGTTATTTCAACACTTGCATCATTACCAATTGATTCAGGATTAACAGCTGATGATTATAGAGTTGTATTTATTTTTGAAGATACAGATGTAGCATCTACTGAAGCTGCATATTTAAAATTATATGCATTATCAACTGGAAAAGCAGCTTTAAGATCATTAAACTTAAATGGTGTATTCGGAAAATTACACAATTGTGCATGGGTTGGAAATAAACCTATTGAATTAGACTGGTTAAGAGCTAATGAAATTTCATTAAAATTATCAGGAAAATATCCATCAATTGATATGGTAGATAAATTCCCAAGATTCTTATCTCATGTAATTCCTGCAGATAATACAAGAATTTTAGAAACTTCAAAAGTTAGAATGGGTGCACAATTAGCAGCAGGTACAACTGTAATGCCAGGTGCTGCATATATTAACTTTAATGCAGGAACTTTAGGTTCTGTAATGGTTGAAGGAAGAATTTCTTCATCTGCTGTAGTTGGTGCTGGTTCTGATGTTGGTGGTGGAGCTTCTATTTTAGGTGTTCTTTCTGGAACTGATGGGGTACCTGTTTCTATTGGTGAAAATACATTATTAGGTGCAAACTCTTGTACTGGTACTGCTATTGGTGACGGATGTATTTTAGATGCTGGTGTAACTATTTTACCAGGTACTAAAATTACATTATCTGAAAAAGCGGTTGCTTCAATTGCAGAAGCTAACCCAGAAAAAGAAATTAAAACTCTAATGAGAGGAATGGATTTCTTAGGTGTAAATGGTGTTCATTTTAGACAAAATTCAGTAAATGGTCAAATTGTTGCGATGAGATCAACTAGAGAAGTTAAATTAAACGCTGACTTACATTAG
- a CDS encoding TerB family tellurite resistance protein — MLLMQLETREKFSFLQLAHYLARIDNSYGHREEEIILSYCLEMGIENVDAFDIDTFCLEENLNNYKTTRSQRIILLELMILIHIDNNFHLNEKDLIKKITEKFGFDLKDVDDYSQWGKSVAMLYQVANIFINEENK, encoded by the coding sequence ATGTTATTAATGCAATTAGAAACAAGAGAAAAGTTTTCATTTTTACAATTAGCTCATTACTTAGCTAGAATTGATAATAGTTATGGGCATAGAGAAGAAGAAATTATATTAAGTTATTGTTTGGAAATGGGAATTGAGAATGTTGATGCATTTGATATTGATACTTTTTGTTTAGAAGAAAATTTAAATAATTATAAAACAACAAGAAGTCAAAGAATTATTCTTTTAGAACTTATGATATTAATTCATATTGATAATAACTTTCATTTAAATGAAAAAGATTTAATAAAGAAAATAACTGAAAAGTTTGGTTTTGATTTAAAAGATGTTGATGATTATTCACAATGGGGAAAATCAGTTGCAATGCTTTATCAGGTTGCAAACATATTTATAAATGAAGAAAATAAGTAG
- a CDS encoding primosomal protein N' yields MFYYEIALLKSPLNNLTYQSEEEINIGTKVGVKLRNRKVLSLGVVVKSVEKPKFKCVSIDEITNEYYDKKMLETSHFVSQYYVCSLGEALSVYNPFSKDIKKLEEKQTFDCKIELSNEQTKALNFLNEKKQALLFANTGSGKTEIYIKIIEKHLNDNKQAILLMPEISLTPQMQKRLEKVFGNSVAIWHSKITKKKKTQILQGLQEGSIKLIAGARSALFLPYENLGVIVVDEEHDESYKSDSKPRFHTKDLSIYIAKKFDIQLVLGSATVSTSSFYKIPFIRLTQTYHNTKKKYTFDDSDASLSIQVLNKISKTLESKNQVIVFLPTRANFKYQICTSCGKSVECPYCSVSMSLHKNDLALKCHYCGYTQQIPEFCPSCHTGVIKNLRVGTAQIEEELKEIFKDKIIKRFDRDKVRTNTQLKTILNEFNKGEIDILVGTQMLSKGHDYHNVKLAVVLGIDSLLNMNSYKARERALSLLIQISGRSGRKGEGEVIIQTKNQEFFDYYLNESNYQDFLESELEFREDLYPPYLKMAKVIFAHTNGLKVKDELDKYVHLLKQNKDIEVVGFGQCAIFKMANKYRYEIILRSKNIKALLTSLHTITSPMASIDMDTIY; encoded by the coding sequence GTGTTTTACTATGAAATTGCTTTATTAAAATCTCCACTTAATAATCTTACATACCAAAGCGAAGAAGAAATAAATATAGGTACAAAAGTAGGAGTAAAACTTCGTAATCGAAAAGTTTTAAGCCTTGGTGTTGTTGTAAAATCTGTAGAAAAACCAAAGTTTAAATGTGTAAGTATTGATGAAATCACAAATGAATATTATGATAAAAAAATGCTCGAAACTTCTCACTTTGTTTCTCAATATTATGTATGTTCTCTTGGTGAAGCATTAAGTGTTTATAATCCTTTTTCAAAAGATATAAAAAAGCTAGAAGAAAAGCAAACTTTTGATTGTAAAATAGAATTATCAAATGAACAAACAAAAGCTTTAAATTTTTTAAATGAAAAGAAACAAGCACTATTATTTGCAAATACAGGTTCAGGAAAAACAGAAATCTATATTAAAATCATTGAAAAACATTTAAATGATAACAAACAGGCAATTTTATTAATGCCTGAAATTTCACTAACTCCACAAATGCAAAAAAGATTAGAAAAAGTTTTTGGAAATAGTGTAGCTATTTGGCATTCAAAAATCACAAAAAAGAAAAAAACACAAATACTTCAAGGACTTCAAGAAGGAAGTATAAAACTAATAGCAGGTGCTAGGTCAGCTTTATTTTTACCATATGAAAACCTAGGTGTAATTGTAGTAGATGAAGAACACGATGAATCATATAAAAGTGATTCAAAACCAAGATTCCATACAAAAGATTTGAGTATTTATATAGCTAAAAAATTTGATATTCAATTAGTATTAGGAAGTGCAACAGTTTCGACAAGTTCTTTTTATAAAATTCCATTTATAAGATTAACACAAACTTATCACAATACTAAAAAAAAATACACTTTTGATGATAGCGATGCTAGTTTATCTATTCAAGTTTTAAATAAAATCTCAAAAACACTAGAATCTAAAAATCAAGTAATAGTATTCTTGCCAACGCGTGCAAACTTTAAGTACCAAATTTGTACTTCTTGTGGAAAATCAGTTGAATGTCCTTATTGTTCTGTTTCAATGAGTTTACATAAAAATGATTTAGCACTAAAATGTCATTATTGTGGATATACACAGCAAATTCCTGAATTTTGTCCTTCTTGTCATACAGGAGTTATAAAAAACTTAAGAGTTGGTACTGCACAAATAGAAGAAGAGTTAAAAGAAATTTTTAAAGATAAAATAATCAAAAGATTTGATAGAGATAAAGTAAGAACTAATACACAATTAAAAACAATATTAAATGAATTTAATAAAGGTGAAATTGATATTTTAGTTGGAACACAAATGTTGTCAAAAGGTCATGATTATCATAATGTAAAATTAGCAGTTGTTTTAGGAATTGATTCTTTATTAAATATGAATTCATATAAAGCAAGAGAGCGAGCCTTATCTTTACTTATTCAAATATCAGGACGAAGTGGAAGAAAAGGTGAGGGTGAAGTAATCATTCAAACAAAAAATCAAGAGTTTTTTGATTATTATTTAAATGAATCGAATTATCAAGACTTTTTAGAATCAGAGCTAGAATTTAGAGAAGATTTATATCCACCGTATCTAAAAATGGCAAAAGTAATATTTGCACATACAAATGGTCTAAAAGTAAAAGATGAGCTAGATAAATATGTACATTTATTAAAACAAAACAAAGATATAGAAGTAGTAGGATTTGGACAATGTGCTATTTTCAAAATGGCAAATAAATATAGATATGAAATAATATTACGTTCAAAAAATATAAAAGCATTACTTACTTCTCTTCATACAATTACTTCACCAATGGCTTCTATTGATATGGATACCATTTACTAG
- a CDS encoding prepilin-type N-terminal cleavage/methylation domain-containing protein, whose protein sequence is MRKSFSLLELIIVIAVIAIIGTFAIPKFYKIMSNSKITELKSNLAIIRNNISKLKTKQTLLNEVISIDSLDDASSNTNNEILFDKIIDFNILSTTSSLKEIGKWIKLSDSSYEYILSSNKSVLFSLENNSFNCTSSLEICKEIE, encoded by the coding sequence ATGAGAAAAAGTTTCTCATTATTAGAATTAATAATCGTTATTGCTGTTATTGCTATAATTGGAACATTTGCAATACCAAAATTCTATAAAATAATGAGTAACTCAAAAATCACAGAATTAAAATCTAATCTTGCAATTATTAGAAATAATATTAGTAAATTAAAAACAAAACAAACATTATTAAATGAAGTTATTTCTATAGATAGTTTAGATGATGCAAGTTCTAATACTAATAATGAAATATTATTTGATAAAATCATAGACTTTAATATACTTTCTACTACTTCTTCACTTAAAGAAATAGGTAAATGGATAAAACTATCAGATAGTTCTTATGAATATATTTTATCTTCTAATAAAAGTGTACTATTTTCTCTTGAAAATAATAGTTTTAACTGTACAAGTAGTCTTGAAATATGTAAAGAGATTGAATAG
- a CDS encoding ABC transporter ATP-binding protein: MILEVCNITKKFGGVTAIKDTSFQVKSKEIYGLIGPNGAGKTTMFNIITGNYEPTEGSIKFHGQRIDGIKPFKIVHRGIARTFQNIRLFKSMTVMENVLIGFDYQASYTYFEAILRLPRFFKEERRIKRRALEIMDVLGIKEYADELATSLSYGQQRKVEIARALAANPQLLLLDEPAAGMNPQETHELAELFFKIRDEFDITILLIEHDMKFVNKLCDRVMVLDYGKTIFEGDIKDAIKDEEVIKAYLGDFKHA; the protein is encoded by the coding sequence ATGATTTTAGAAGTTTGCAATATAACAAAAAAATTTGGTGGTGTTACTGCTATAAAAGATACTTCTTTTCAAGTAAAATCAAAAGAAATATATGGTCTTATTGGTCCAAATGGGGCTGGTAAAACAACTATGTTTAATATTATTACTGGTAATTATGAACCAACAGAAGGTTCAATAAAATTTCATGGTCAAAGAATTGATGGAATAAAGCCTTTTAAAATTGTACATAGAGGAATAGCTAGAACTTTTCAGAATATTAGATTATTTAAATCAATGACAGTAATGGAAAATGTATTGATTGGATTTGATTATCAAGCTTCTTATACATATTTTGAAGCAATTTTAAGATTACCAAGATTTTTTAAAGAAGAGCGAAGAATTAAAAGAAGAGCTTTAGAAATTATGGATGTATTAGGAATAAAAGAATACGCAGATGAATTAGCAACTTCACTTTCTTATGGGCAACAGAGAAAAGTAGAGATTGCAAGAGCCTTAGCAGCAAATCCTCAACTTTTACTTTTAGATGAACCAGCAGCAGGAATGAATCCACAAGAAACTCATGAATTAGCAGAGTTATTCTTTAAAATTAGAGATGAATTTGATATTACAATTTTATTAATTGAACATGATATGAAATTTGTAAATAAATTATGTGATAGAGTTATGGTTTTAGATTATGGTAAAACTATTTTTGAAGGTGATATCAAAGATGCTATTAAAGATGAAGAAGTAATAAAAGCTTACCTTGGAGATTTCAAACATGCTTAA
- a CDS encoding MarC family protein has translation MLPISEYIQVMIGIATIFSPFAALPIFVSLTADNTKEEKNQTARTTSMAAFITGLISVWIGQYVLLFFGISISSFKIAGGLLLLLMAISMLNAKTPDAKNTKEELKEAQEKSSDISDIAVVPLAIPLIAGPGSISTIIIYSQQSNSFYHLLMMSGIVGIICMYIFLTLRMATFISRKLGVTGINIITRVMGLILASISIEFIISGLLTVFPILSIKAF, from the coding sequence ATGTTACCAATATCAGAATATATTCAAGTTATGATAGGGATTGCTACAATTTTTTCTCCTTTTGCAGCACTTCCTATATTTGTTTCACTTACAGCAGATAATACAAAAGAAGAAAAAAATCAAACAGCACGAACTACATCAATGGCAGCATTTATTACAGGACTGATTTCTGTTTGGATTGGTCAATATGTTTTATTGTTTTTTGGTATTTCTATTTCATCTTTTAAAATTGCAGGTGGTCTTTTACTTTTATTAATGGCGATTAGTATGTTAAATGCAAAAACACCAGACGCTAAGAATACAAAAGAAGAATTAAAAGAAGCACAAGAAAAAAGTAGTGATATAAGTGATATTGCAGTTGTCCCTCTTGCTATTCCTTTAATTGCAGGACCTGGTTCTATTTCAACAATTATAATCTATTCACAACAATCTAATTCTTTTTATCATTTATTAATGATGAGTGGTATTGTTGGAATTATTTGTATGTATATATTTTTAACTTTAAGAATGGCTACATTTATATCAAGAAAACTAGGAGTTACAGGTATAAATATTATTACAAGAGTTATGGGATTAATTTTAGCTTCAATTTCAATTGAGTTTATTATTTCAGGTTTACTTACGGTATTTCCTATACTAAGTATAAAAGCTTTTTGA
- a CDS encoding ABC transporter ATP-binding protein has protein sequence MLKVKNLEVFYGLIKGVKNVNFEVQEGQIVSLIGSNGAGKTSTLQSIVNDVKKNGEITFRGKDISKMKTHTIIQDEIALVPEGRRCFQNLTIEENLRMGAFNNDAKYEQLQEEMFKLFPRLVAKKGQLAGTMSGGEQQMLAIARALMSSPKLLMLDEPSLGLAPKIIGELFETIVRLKKEGITILLVEQNAFAALEVSDYAYVLENGVVALEGPASELIKSDEIRAKYLGA, from the coding sequence ATGCTTAAAGTTAAAAATTTAGAAGTATTTTACGGACTTATAAAAGGTGTTAAAAACGTAAATTTTGAAGTTCAAGAAGGTCAGATTGTCTCACTAATTGGCTCAAACGGTGCGGGGAAGACTTCAACTTTACAATCAATTGTAAATGATGTTAAAAAAAATGGTGAAATAACTTTTAGAGGTAAAGATATTTCTAAAATGAAAACGCATACAATTATTCAAGATGAAATTGCACTTGTTCCTGAAGGAAGAAGATGTTTCCAGAACTTAACGATTGAAGAAAACTTAAGAATGGGTGCATTTAATAATGATGCGAAATATGAGCAATTACAAGAAGAAATGTTTAAACTTTTTCCAAGATTAGTTGCAAAAAAAGGACAATTAGCAGGAACTATGAGTGGAGGAGAGCAACAAATGCTAGCAATTGCTAGAGCTTTGATGTCAAGTCCAAAACTTTTAATGCTAGATGAACCATCACTAGGACTTGCTCCAAAAATTATTGGTGAACTTTTTGAAACAATTGTAAGATTAAAAAAAGAAGGAATTACAATACTTCTAGTCGAACAAAATGCTTTTGCAGCCTTGGAAGTTTCAGATTATGCGTATGTTCTTGAAAATGGTGTAGTTGCACTTGAAGGACCAGCATCTGAACTTATAAAATCAGATGAAATTAGAGCTAAGTATTTAGGTGCTTAA